Proteins co-encoded in one Rhopalosiphum maidis isolate BTI-1 chromosome 2, ASM367621v3, whole genome shotgun sequence genomic window:
- the LOC113553958 gene encoding protein TIS11, whose translation MTNSLFNSGETVAKTQNRPRAVATEVEHWWQEMVSSTGSSNSSGSNQGSVSSEPRRRQGQGRRGGNGSGKQQQQQPQQQQLQQDQQQLPPQAPMGSRYKTEMCRQYIEKIKCAYGDKCQFAHGEQDLRPVFRHPKYKTEPCRSFNSAGYCPYGQRCHFVHKGDGYIQPASPASPPLSTSSSSGIGSDGGSLADLGLGMLDSMFTPPQSPEGRLPVFNRLSGSPPATGDVFSFHVPATVIPPSRRLSEPDFGFYGF comes from the exons ATGACCAACTCGTTGTTCAACAGTGGAGAAACAGTCGCCAAG ACACAAAATCGACCGCGCGCAGTGGCCACGGAAGTGGAACATTGGTGGCAAGAGATGGTGTCGTCGACGGGCAGCAGCAACAGTAGCGGCAGCAACCAGGGATCCGTGTCGTCGGAGCCCAGACGCCGCCAGGGACAGGGTCGTCGCGGTGGCAACGGATCCGGTaagcaacagcaacaacagcCTCAGCAACAGCAACTGCAGCAGGACCAACAGCAATTGCCGCCGCAGGCACCGATGGGTTCGCGGTACAAGACGGAAATGTGCCGCCAGTACATCGAGAAAATCAAGTGCGCGTACGGCGACAAGTGTCAGTTCGCGCACGGCGAACAGGATCTGCGCCCCGTGTTCCGGCACCCCAAGTACAAGACCGAACCGTGCCGCTCGTTCAACTCGGCCGGTTACTGCCCGTACGGTCAACGGTGCCATTTCGTGCACAAGGGAGACGGTTACATCCAGCCGGCGTCGCCCGCTTCGCCGCCGCTGTCCACATCGTCGTCGTCCGGCATCGGCAGCGACGGTGGCTCGCTGGCCGACCTCGGGCTTGGCATGTTAGACAGCATGTTCACGCCGCCCCAGTCGCCCGAGGGCCGATTACCGGTGTTCAACAGGCTGTCCGGCTCTCCGCCGGCCACCGGTGACGTGTTCTCGTTCCACGTTCCGGCCACGGTCATACCGCCGTCGCGCCGCCTCAGCGAACCAGATTTCGGTTTCTACGGGTTCTGA